The Candidatus Marinimicrobia bacterium CG08_land_8_20_14_0_20_45_22 genome contains the following window.
GCCATTCAAACCAGACGGCAGGAAGTAGCAGACTACTTTAATCAACTGGATGAAGACAACAAGCGTTTGGTAATAAGGGGCGATATTAAGCAATGGAACCAGATGCTTGCCGAAGCCGCCCACAATGCAGGCGTTATGAGTGACGAAGAATATGCCGCTTTTCAGAATGCGGGTTATATGGGCCTGTATGGTGGAATGAAAGTCGAGGATATTCATAAAAAGAAAGGGTTAAAGGAAAAAGACCGGATTCTTGACTTTATGAGCAGCACAGAATTGATTGCAAATTTGTTTAGAATATCTCAAACTGAAGAAAAACTAAAAAAAGATAAAACCGCAACCGCAGATGCCGCTAATGAAATCCACTTTATCGTTGGAAAAGAAGTGCGCGGAACGATAGAACGGGTTGGTGGTACAATGCCGGAAGATTTGCCCACACCGGGCAAAAGCATCAGTGATGTTGAACGAAACCAGTTAAAAAAGCTTAAAAATTCCCCCAAAAAATTAATGCTGGATGAATGATGAGAGGTTGGAGTGAATGAAATGAGGACGGGATACAAGCAATCAAACCTGACAGTGATTCCGGAAGCATACGGTCAGTATTTTAGATGCTGATTTGCTATGATTCATTATGAAAAGACTTTTTAATTCAGACTCTGGTTCGATACAATTCTTAATGAAATTTATTTGAATAATTCTGTTCATAATTAATCGGCTTTCTTCTGCGTCTATATTATCTCTCCATATCCGTGTTCCTCCTCACGGTGAAATATTTGTGTTGACTAATTCCAAAATATATCTTACAATAAAGCCGTTATTTTAAATAGGGATAAACCGCAGATAAGCATTACACCGATACTTTATCTCGGAAACACACGTTATTTGGAAAAGGATTGATTTCAATAGATGGATCCCGAAGCTTCGGGATAAATAACTGATACGGCGAATGATTATTCTTTGTGCTCGTTAGACAACGCCACTGGCAAGTGGCAGGGCGGTTGGAAAATCGTGGGCTATATTTATCCAAGATAAAATTAGAAGGTGAAAAACAAAAGGTAAAATTTGGAAATAAAAACTTAAAAATACAGATAAAAATTAGATATAAAAAAGTTCTTTAAAAAAACAAAAAAGGGAGGATAAAATGAAAAAAATGTTGACACCAGCGCTGATGCTGGCCGTATTTTTGTTGCTCGGTTGTAGTCCGACCGAGCCAGAGCCAGAACCCGAACCAGTCGTTTGGGTTTCGGAAAAAATTCTAACGACGAATGGGGACATAAAGCGCATCGCCGTTACC
Protein-coding sequences here:
- a CDS encoding DNA damage-inducible protein D; translation: MSNLIAKEYKSFEAIKHLSEDGHEFWYARELAMALEYVQWRNFAKVLDRAKLSCKNSGYTIVDHFAEVSKIVEAGATSKPVIDFKLTRYACYLIVQNGDPRKEVIALGQTYFAIQTRRQEVADYFNQLDEDNKRLVIRGDIKQWNQMLAEAAHNAGVMSDEEYAAFQNAGYMGLYGGMKVEDIHKKKGLKEKDRILDFMSSTELIANLFRISQTEEKLKKDKTATADAANEIHFIVGKEVRGTIERVGGTMPEDLPTPGKSISDVERNQLKKLKNSPKKLMLDE